One Ananas comosus cultivar F153 linkage group 1, ASM154086v1, whole genome shotgun sequence DNA window includes the following coding sequences:
- the LOC109727290 gene encoding probable inactive purple acid phosphatase 27, whose translation MRISYICVAPKDLSRIAIHRARIALDASAFVRVSPALLGVKGQDTEWVTVDFGSPKPSSDHWIGVFSPSNFNSSTCPDNSGFNKELVPMICQAPVKYQLANYSSDYLKSGKGTLKLQLINQRQDFSFALFSGGLSSPKLLAVSDSISFANPKAPLYPRLAQGKAWNEMTVTWTSGYDISEAFPFVEWGIKWGTTTRSPAGTLTFSRTALCGPPARTVGWRDPGFIHTSFLKDLWPNSKYTYKIGHQLFNGSIVWGKSYSFRSSPYPGQNSLQRVVIFGDMGKAERDGSNEYNSYQPGSLNTTDTIVKDLDNIDFVVHIGDITYANGYLSQWDQFTAQIEPIASRVPYMVGSGNHERDWPNTGSFYDTTDSGGECGVLAETMFYFPAENRAKFWYSTDYGMFRFCIADTEHDWREGTEQYKFIERCLASVDRKQQPWLIFAAHRVLGYSSSSFYAAEGSFSEPMGRDLQKLWQKYRVDLAFYGHVHNYERTCPIYQNQCVSSEKSHYSGTMNGTIHVVVGCGGSHLSDFTTVTPNWSIYRDEDYGFVKLTAFDHSSLLFEYKKSSDGKVYDSFTISRDYRDVLSCVHDSCASTTLAS comes from the exons ATGAGGATCTCCTACATCTGCGTTGCGCCAAAAGAT CTGTCGCGGATCGCGATCCACCGCGCGAGGATCGCCCTCGACGCCTCGGCATTCGTTAGGGTTTCGCCGGCGCTCCTCGGGGTTAAG GGACAGGACACTGAATGGGTAACTGTAGATTTTGGATCTCCCAAACCATCCTCGGATCATTGGATTGGGGTGTTCTCTCCCTCAAATTTCAA TTCATCTACTTGCCCAGATAACAGTGGGTTCAACAAAGAGCTGGTTCCTATGATTTGCCAGGCCCCAGTAAAG TATCAATTAGCGAATTATTCCTCAGATTATTTGAAATCTGGAAAGGGCACTTTGAAGCTCCAACTAATCAATCAGCGTCAAGACTTTTCTTTTGCATTGTTCTCTGGCGGACTTTCGAGT CCAAAGCTTCTAGCGGTTTCAGATTCGATCTCTTTTGCGAATCCAAAGGCTCCTTTGTATCCACGTCTGGCGCAAGGGAAAGCTTGGAATGAG ATGACTGTAACATGGACTAGCGGTTATGACATTAGTGAGGCTTTTCCCTTTGTTGAATGGGGCATCAAGTGGGGAACCACTACGCGCTCGCCAGCTGGCACGCTAACATTCTCTCGTACAGCCTTGTGTG GTCCCCCGGCACGTACAGTTGGATGGAGAGATCCTGGCTTCATTCACACTAGTTTCCTAAAGGATTTGTGGCCAAATTCCAA GTACACTTACAAAATAGGTCATCAGTTATTCAATGGTTCCATTGTATGGGGCAAGTCTTATTCTTTCCGGTCATCGCCTTATCCCGGGCAAAATTCACTGCAGCGAGTTGTTATTTTCGGAGACATGGGGAAG GCTGAAAGGGACGGATCAAATGAGTATAATAGCTACCAGCCTGGTTCACTAAACACTACAGATACAATTGTTAAGGATTTGGACAACATAGATTTTGTTGTTCACATTGGCGACATCACTTACGCAAATGGCTATCTGTCGCAATGGGATCAATTTACTGCTCAGATTGAGCCGATTGCTTCAAGGGTCCCATACATGGTTGGAAG CGGCAATCACGAGAGGGATTGGCCTAACACAGGATCGTTCTATGATACAACTGATTCCGGAGGAGAGTGTGGTGTGCTAGCTGAGACCATGTTCTATTTTCCAGCAGAGAACAGAGCAAAGTTTTG GTATTCTACAGATTACGGCATGTTCCGCTTCTGCATAGCAGACACCGAGCACGACTGGAGAGAAGGCACGGAGCAGTACAAGTTTATAGAGCGGTGCCTCGCATCGGTGGACAGGAAGCAGCAACCGTGGCTGATCTTCGCGGCCCACCGTGTGCTGGGCTACTCCTCCAGCTCATTTTACGCCGCCGAGGGCTCGTTCTCGGAGCCCATGGGGAGGGACCTCCAAAAGCTATGGCAGAAGTATAGGGTGGACTTGGCCTTCTACGGTCATGTGCACAACTATGAGAGGACCTGCCCTATTTACCAG AACCAGTGTGTGAGCAGTGAGAAGTCACACTACTCGGGCACTATGAACGGGACGATCCACGTGGTGGTGGGCTGCGGCGGCAGCCACTTATCGGACTTCACCACCGTCACTCCGAACTGGAGCATCTACAGAGACGAGGACTACGGTTTCGTGAAGCTCACCGCCTTCGACCACTCCTCGCTCCTCTTCGAGTACAAGAAGAGCAGCGACGGAAAAGTCTACGACTCCTTCACCATCTCTAGAGATTACAGAGATGTGCTATCTTGCGTGCATGATAGTTGCGCGTCGACGACGTTGGCCtcgtaa